One Pichia kudriavzevii chromosome 3, complete sequence genomic window carries:
- a CDS encoding uncharacterized protein (PKUD0C11340; similar to Saccharomyces cerevisiae YGR261C (APL6); ancestral locus Anc_5.45) translates to MTDYQIAKNLGFMFENATRTWGKFDPKNVTLPPSITSFINSNYYNVETEFSMKEIIKGLESGNDSEKYAILKHLVHKIDKGDEDDSGNGSVENEIISIFPNIINNINTENLKIKRLVYMILLKYNHLQPDVSLLSINAIQKSLNDQNCINRSLAIRCLSGIKIPAILPILLLSLGKMVKDSSPLVRSSCAVSILKCIRLDLEFNKDGDVACRDYIRDGLADSESVIYQLSTYLDILLCDNDAKVLSVSIEIYYEVFNGFYDLLHNKVGNIISHLKELDSFAIVNILDILTEYIQLFYSKFDRIDESPNEIKKLYDQLEDLVKYEMNANVILSIIRIMTAVFRNNLPNMNKIAMKLIQRDYDAAINEESKILYGLECIEYLIDEGHIEIRDSQLSHFYPLVKDPITIFEGKVRILYKVVKDTNYQKIIGELEDLICMSTNERKTKLAIKYLNKLITPQYGDLIIRFYLGHLKENEEYTNGLINYIQQDIAGHVDLLIKLVGELFEFNDDIKASIIWLLGEFVMNVDEYEQNEKVTTLKNYLGNLSIRLISAFKGYPCRLKVGILNFVSKLQIHNIVKDEGGYLESDLFRVYTYLVELCEVDVSIKVREAVRQWKFLLPFRSGYYENERKLKNMQLSVLMYQTEKRFQMAGVEAESHVKKYMQTTSDRLDPEYLAYYEELRSSGFELRDYGRYTSSYTSGGAKESTGMASATTKRHVVADRPKYQLQSLEDFLGS, encoded by the coding sequence ATGACAGACTACCAAATAGCCAAGAATCTGGGGTTTATGTTTGAGAATGCCACCCGGACATGGGGGAAATTTGATCCAAAGAACGTGACATTACCACCATCAATCACCTCATTTATAAATTCCAACTATTACAATGTGGAAACTGAATTCAGCATGAAGGAGATTATCAAAGGTTTAGAATCGGGGAACGATTCGGAGAAATATGCAATATTAAAGCATTTGGTCCATAAGATAGATAAGGGTGATGAGGATGACAGTGGCAATGGGAGCGTTGAGAATGAGATCATTTCTATATTCCCCAATATTATTAACAATATAAACACCGAAAACCTGAAGATTAAGAGGTTGGTTTATATGATCCTATTGAAATATAACCACTTACAGCCCGATGTCTCACTACTATCCATCAATGCAATTCAGAAATCTCTTAATGACCAGAACTGTATAAATAGGTCGCTGGCTATCAGATGCTTAAGTGGTATCAAGATACCAGCAATTCTTCCGATACTGCTGTTATCATTAGGTAAGATGGTCAAAGATTCGTCTCCACTGGTAAGAAGTTCATGTGCTGTATCTATACTAAAGTGCATTCGGTTGGACCTTGAATTCAACAAGGACGGAGATGTCGCTTGTAGAGATTATATTCGTGATGGTCTGGCTGATTCCGAGTCTGTAATATACCAACTAAGCACGTATCTGGACATTCTATTGTGTGACAATGATGCCAAAGTTTTAAGTGTATCGATTGAAATATACTATGAAGTGTTCAATGGATTCTACGATCTACTACACAATAAAGTCGGGAATATAATCAGCCACTTGAAGGAGTTAGACAGCTTTGCCATTGTGAACATATTGGATATTCTGACGGAATACATACAGTTGTTTTACTCCAAATTTGACAGAATTGATGAATCGCCAAATGAGATAAAGAAACTGTATGACCAATTAGAGGACCTGGTTAAATATGAAATGAATGCCAATGTTATACTTTCGATCATCCGGATTATGACAGCGGTGTTTCGGAACAACCTACCTAACATGAACAAGATCGCCATGAAGCTGATCCAGAGGGATTATGATGCCGCCATCAATGAAGAATCGAAGATCTTATATGGCTTAGAATGTATTGAATATTTAATTGACGAGGGGCACATTGAAATCAGAGACTCTCAATTATCGCATTTTTATCCGTTAGTGAAAGACCCTATCACTATATTTGAGGGCAAGGTTCGGATATTATACAAAGTCGTGAAGGATACCAactatcaaaaaataattggCGAATTGGAAGACCTGATCTGCATGTCAACAAACGAGAGGAAAACCAAACTTGCAATCAAGTATTTGAACAAGTTGATAACTCCGCAATATGGCGATTTGATCATACGGTTCTACCTGGGACATTTAAAGGAAAACGAGGAATACACCAATGGGTTGATCAACTATATCCAGCAGGACATTGCAGGCCATGTGGACCTATTGATCAAGTTGGTTGGCGAGCTCTTTGAGTTTAATGATGACATTAAGGCGTCTATTATCTGGTTATTGGGTGAATTTGTCATGAATGTCGATGAATACGAGCAGAATGAGAAGGTGACtacattgaagaattacTTGGGGAATCTCTCTATTCGCCTGATCAGTGCCTTCAAGGGTTACCCTTGCAGGCTTAAGGTTGGTATCTTGAACTTTGTTTCGAAGCTGCAGATCCACAACATTGTCAAGGATGAAGGTGGGTATCTCGAGAGTGATTTGTTTCGGGTGTATACATATTTAGTTGAGCTCTGTGAGGTTGACGTGTCGATTAAAGTCCGGGAGGCAGTGAGGCAGTGGAAGTTTTTGCTTCCCTTCAGGAGTGGCTACTATGAGAACGAGAGGAAGCTCAAGAACATGCAGCTCTCTGTGTTGATGTACCAGACGGAGAAGCGGTTCCAGATGGCGGGTGTGGAGGCCGAGAGCCATGTGAAGAAGTACATGCAGACCACTTCTGATCGGTTGGATCCGGAGTACCTTGCGTATTATGAGGAGTTGAGGAGCAGTGGATTTGAGCTGAGAGACTACGGAAGATACACCAGCAGTTATACATCTGGTGGAGCCAAGGAGAGCACGGGAATGGCCAGCGCCACGACCAAGAGACACGTTGTTGCTGACAGGCCAAAGTACCAGTTGCAGTCGCTTGAAGACTTTCTAGGCTCATGA
- a CDS encoding uncharacterized protein (PKUD0C11330; similar to Saccharomyces cerevisiae YGR202C (PCT1); ancestral locus Anc_5.137), which produces MEDDNKSTSKGNNERPYSLTRTLSETLFGGFRRHKRLRDEGEDENANGNVSQESRSVSVPISEDSDEPSHKRVKHNTVEEEKVQREREESFIKKEKEYDSLLKPQDRKWRPKGYKLNPPPEDRPIRIYADGVFDLFHLGHMRQLEQCKKAFPNVELVIGIPNDEETHKRKGLTVLTDKQRYETVRHCKWVDEVIEDAPWILDMKFLKDHKIDYCAHDDLPYVADGIDDIYKPMKEAGMFVATQRTEGISTSDIITKIIRDYDKYLMRNFARGATRQELNVSWLKKNELEMKKHINDFKSSWKEANDNIKHTTKDLYVLVRESLIKNGKTIPGKSPADRFASKYNANGLSRSDSKKSLINNFMDWVGLQSEADSTDEVDTPISSRSTTPKPSKAINLTVKDEPQTPTNRKVRAIRTPRKLSNKTSASNTPKKTPKKTPRKGTNKTT; this is translated from the coding sequence ATGGAAGACGACAACAAGAGTACCAGCAAGGGTAACAACGAACGTCCATATTCACTGACAAGAACTTTAAGTGAGACTTTATTTGGAGGCTTTCGCAGACACAAGAGATTAAGAGACGAAGGTGAGGACGAAAACGCCAACGGAAACGTGAGCCAAGAGTCTAGGTCTGTCTCTGTTCCAATCAGTGAGGATTCAGATGAACCAAGTCACAAAAGAGTCAAGCACAATACCGTCGAGGAGGAAAAAGTCCAGAGAGAAAGGGAAGAGTCGTTCatcaagaaggaaaaggagTATGATTCCCTTTTAAAACCTCAAGACAGGAAATGGAGGCCAAAGGGCTATAAACTAAATCCACCACCAGAAGATAGGCCAATTCGTATTTATGCGGACGGGGTTTTCGATTTGTTCCACCTGGGCCACATGAGACAGTTGGAGCAATGTAAGAAAGCGTTTCCAAATGTCGAGCTAGTTATTGGTATTCCAAATGACGAGGAAACTCACAAACGGAAAGGATTGACTGTCCTAACCGACAAACAAAGGTATGAAACTGTTAGACATTGTAAGTGGGTTGATGAGGTCATTGAAGATGCACCTTGGATTTTAGATATGAAGTTTTTAAAAGATCATAAGATAGACTACTGTGCTCATGATGATCTACCTTATGTGGCCGATGGTATTGACGACATCTATAAACCAATGAAAGAGGCAGGGATGTTTGTTGCAACACAAAGAACAGAGGGTATCTCAACCTCAGATATCATAACTAAAATTATCAGAGACTACGATAAGTATCTAATGAGAAACTTTGCTAGAGGTGCAACCAGACAAGAACTCAATGTCTCCTGGCTAAAGAAAAACGAATtggagatgaagaaacatatcaatgatttcaaatcttcttGGAAAGAAGCAAATGATAATATTAAACACACAACCAAAGACCTATATGTATTAGTTAGAGAGTCATTAATCAAAAATGGTAAAACAATTCCAGGTAAATCCCCTGCTGACAGGTTTGCCTCGAAATATAATGCCAATGGGTTGAGTAGATCCGATTCGAAGAAATCTTTAATCAATAATTTCATGGATTGGGTTGGTTTACAATCAGAAGCAGATTCAACCGATGAAGTTGATACTCCTATTTCATCTCGTTCAACAACTCCAAAACCTTCTAAGGCTATAAATCTGACGGTGAAAGATGAACCCCAAACTCCGACGAATAGGAAAGTAAGAGCTATTAGAACCCCAAGGAAGCTATCCAATAAAACATCTGCTTCTAACACACCAAAGAAAACTCCCAAAAAAACACCAAGGAAGGGCACAAACAAAACTACGTGA
- a CDS encoding uncharacterized protein (PKUD0C11320; similar to Saccharomyces cerevisiae YGR203W (YCH1); ancestral locus Anc_5.136) gives MINRLMTTSSKSLTVADINYIERSTLKKWIQQGQTNLGEKFQVVDVRDNDHIGGHIINSKHIPAGKFKDASSGQTMSKLLSYLRDTHGTCVVFHCMLSQVRGPSSAMKFMRYCNELLETSQDEQEKEFILNLRITILRGGFAKWQEDYGDDPSLTQGYQKDIWKYGY, from the coding sequence ATGATCAATCGTTTGATGACTACCTCATCGAAATCACTGACGGTGGCTGATATAAACTATATTGAACGATCGACACTTAAAAAATGGATACAGCAAGGACAGACCAACTTGGGCGAAAAGtttcaagttgttgatgtaAGAGATAACGATCACATTGGAGGTCATATAATCAATTCCAAGCATATACCGGCAGGTAAATTCAAAGATGCATCGAGTGGTCAAACCATGTCGAAGTTGTTGAGCTACCTTAGAGACACGCACGGTACTTGTGTGGTGTTTCATTGCATGTTAAGTCAAGTTAGGGGTCCTAGTAGTGCAATGAAATTCATGAGATATTGTAATGAACTACTTGAAACTTCCCAAGACGAACAGGAAAAAGAATTCATCCTTAATTTACGAATCACAATACTACGTGGTGGATTTGCGAAATGGCAAGAAGATTACGGCGATGACCCATCATTAACCCAAGGGTACCAAAAGGATATTTGGAAATACGGATATTAA
- a CDS encoding uncharacterized protein (PKUD0C11350; similar to Saccharomyces cerevisiae YGR181W (TIM13); ancestral locus Anc_5.188) yields the protein MSFLGLGGKKEQAQQQPQLSPDQAQIVSQIKSDISQEIATNYATALVNSLSDNCFERCISLPTASFSKDNEKCVTDCTGKFMRSWNIISQAYVSRINQK from the coding sequence ATGTCGTTTCTAGGTCTGGGCGGTAAAAAGGAACAGGCGCAGCAGCAACCACAGCTGTCGCCAGATCAAGCCCAAATTGTCAGCCAAATCAAATCTGATATCTCGCAAGAAATCGCAACTAACTACGCAACTGCCCTTGTGAACTCTCTCTCGGACAACTGCTTCGAGAGGTGTATCTCTCTCCCGACAGCATCCTTCTCCAAGGACAACGAAAAGTGCGTTACCGACTGCACGGGGAAGTTCATGAGGTCCTGGAACATCATCTCCCAGGCTTACGTTTCCAGAATCAACCAAAAGTAG
- a CDS encoding uncharacterized protein (PKUD0C11310; similar to Saccharomyces cerevisiae YGR258C (RAD2); ancestral locus Anc_5.51) — protein MGVHGLWEIVGPTARPVRVESLRNKRLAVDASIWIYQFMKAVRDAEGNQMKNSHIVGFFRRICKLIYLGIKPVFVFDGGVPALKRDTIRKRKEKREGNKETIQQTAQKLLAKQLQNYADGKQERPKVGGVAKVSQNFNATRQELKPDGLYYDLYYDDVVDEGDGEEQLEKTVSKPTKERERENTRFKQQDEYHLPKRTITVDEDDNRLMTENEYTRLTREIDCGLSDIDLDNINPQSKEFSNLPLSTQYIVLSHLRLRSRLRMGYTKEQLQTLFPDPMEFSKFQIQMVQKRNYFTQKIMNVTGMDGDDSGDVVSRSIASDRNRAYNLQKVGNGYALTISNDNKEGKSYEKPVFLDADVKPKIEHIDLEDEKSDASLSEIDWNDETVQESGDQSSSNGKTKVGIPNALFVQDSDDEETNYKVEELSDPQSDDESFEMEDVTDAPLSVVNNTKEDFKKDYEEDGEEEEEEDDDDDIMKEIKSLYDYSNRNNKNKSKAGMVHSVSPDEDIDNYEEIQTKHIEEDELKQAIEKSKEEYMNMLTDEKEGKLSKSSIETDAPFILSSSTLAKTFKLPNFSMKNNLLFGGKSRKAEVADVKTQNETSKNSVKDNSKPLPLPLPKWFSSNSHGNTSATMGNKDEIKRTSNNRLTEDEKAGIVSYGEIGSYFSSDDDENVEYIDTKTLNEVNEVPGSVLENSFTAVPEKPVTAASINEKSSDDSILLNEDNQENRSGQNKKGDIKPPAINQNKKADAAISKRAPDIRETVPGNNVQDIRDILGGNNRIPEIDEDFEFSDDEETELLLGMQEENRSYKKFAHDIKSDYSREHNETTWTYNDEAILQEQLRRQKRDSDEVSTQMIYDVQDLLSRFGIPFITAPMEAEAQCAELKLIGLVDGIITDDSDCFLFGGDKVYKNLFNDKHFVECYQISDLKEELGLTRDSLIDIAILLGSDYTEGIKGIGKVMAMEILGEFKTLEHFRDWWQDYQNGKIDENSDTPIRRKLRKSLRKFLFLESDFPNKLIYEAYKHPEVDHDKTSFKWGSPDLDKLRTYFKYYVGWDKEKVDEIIVPVIKNMNKPQMTIEEFFPVDTIRAKRKLEMSKRIQVASDKLKKYVNSRSVQNESANKRQKV, from the coding sequence ATGGGTGTTCATGGGCTATGGGAAATTGTTGGTCCCACAGCAAGACCTGTCCGTGTGGAATctttgagaaacaaaaggcTAGCAGTTGATGCATCCATTTGGATTTATCAGTTTATGAAGGCGGTTAGGGATGCTGAGGGCAACCAAATGAAGAACTCACACATAGTTGGGTTTTTCAGGAGGATTTGCAAGCTGATATATTTAGGCATCAAGCCggtgtttgtatttgatgGTGGTGTGCCTGCTTTAAAGAGAGATACCATTCgtaaaagaaaggaaaaacgTGAGGGCAATAAGGAGACTATTCAGCAGACAGCACAAAAATTGCTTGCCAAACAACTACAAAACTATGCAGATGGCAAACAGGAGAGACCAAAAGTAGGAGGTGTAGCAAAGGTCTCACAGAATTTCAATGCAACGCGTCAAGAGTTGAAACCAGATGGTTTGTATTACGATCTATATTATGACGATGTAGTGGATGAGGGTGATGGAGAAGAGCAACTAGAAAAAACAGTCAGTAAACCAACCAaggaaagagaaagagagaataCACGATTTAAACAACAAGATGAATATCATCTACCCAAGAGGACGATaactgttgatgaagacgaTAACAGATTGATGACGGAGAACGAGTACACACGTTTAACTAGAGAGATTGACTGTGGATTGAGCGATATCGATTTGGACAATATTAACCCCCAATCCAaagaattttcaaatttacCCTTGTCGACACAGTATATTGTTCTATCTCATTTGCGTCTAAGGTCCCGTTTGAGAATGGGTTATACTAAGGAGCAGTTGCAAACTTTATTTCCCGATCCAATGGAATTTAGTAAGTTTCAGATCCAGATGGTGCAGAAGAGAAACTATTTTACCCAAAAGATAATGAACGTTACTGGAATGGATGGTGATGATAGTGGTGATGTTGTATCTCGTAGTATTGCAAGTGACAGAAACCGTGCATATAATCTACAAAAAGTTGGGAATGGTTACGCCttaacaatatcaaatgaCAATAAAGAAGGTAAAAGTTATGAAAAACCTGTTTTTTTAGATGCTGATGTGAAACCTAAAATTGAACATATAGATTTGGAAGATGAGAAATCGGATGCATCCCTAAGTGAAATTGATTGGAACGATGAGACTGTTCAAGAAAGTGGGGATCAAAGTAGTAGCAACGGAAAGACAAAGGTTGGAATCCCAAACGCGTTATTTGTGCAAGAtagtgatgatgaggagacGAACTACAAAGTTGAAGAGCTGAGTGACCCCCaaagtgatgatgaatcgtttgaaatggaagatgTCACTGATGCACCGCTTTCAGTTGTGAATAATACTAAggaagatttcaaaaaagaTTATGAAGAGGATggggaagaagaagaagaagaagacgatgacgatgataTAATGAAAGAGATCAAAAGTTTGTATGACTACTCAAACAgaaataacaaaaataaatccaAAGCAGGTATGGTGCACAGCGTCTCTCCTGACGAGGATATTGATAATTACgaagaaatacaaacaaaacatattgaagaagacgaaTTGAAGCAAgccattgaaaaatctaaGGAGGAATACATGAACATGTTAActgatgaaaaagaaggaaaattATCGAAAAGTTCTATTGAAACTGACGCTCCCTTCATTTTGAGTAGTTCCACCTTGGCTAAAACGTTCAAGCTACCCAACTTCTCAATGAAGAACAACCTATTATTTGGTGGGAAGTCCAGAAAAGCGGAAGTCGCTGATGTAAAGACGCAAAATGAGACATCAAAAAATAGTGTCAAAGATAATTCAAAGCCATTACCGTTACCGTTACCCAAATGGTTTTCAAGTAATTCACATGGAAATACGTCGGCCACTATGGGAAATAAGGACGAAATAAAGAGAACATCCAACAACAGATTAACGGAAGATGAAAAGGCCGGTATTGTTTCTTATGGGGAAATTGGGAGTTATTTCTCAAGTGACGACGACgaaaatgttgaatatATTGATACAAAGACTTTAAATGAAGTAAATGAAGTACCCGGCAGCGTGTTGGAAAACTCATTCACAGCTGTACCTGAAAAACCTGTTACAGCTGCCAGTATAAACGAGAAGTCGTCTGATGATTCGATTCTATTGAACGAAGACAACCAAGAAAACCGTAGCGGCCAAAATAAGAAAGGAGATATAAAGCCACCAGCTATCAACCAGAACAAAAAAGCAGATGCTGCCATAAGTAAACGAGCACCAGATATTCGAGAAACCGTCCCTGGAAATAATGTTCAGGATATAAGGGACATTCTCGGTGGGAATAATCGAATACCAGAAATCGATGAggattttgagttttctgacgatgaagaaacagaaCTTTTATTGGGTATGCAGGAAGAGAATCGATCTTATAAGAAATTTGCCCATGATATTAAGAGCGATTACTCTCGGGAACATAACGAAACTACTTGGACATATAATGATGAAGCAATATTACAAGAGCAATTGAGGAGACAAAAGAGGGATTCAGACGAAGTCTCTACACAAATGATCTATGATGTGCAAGATTTATTATCACGTTTTGGTATTCCATTTATAACGGCACCAATGGAAGCTGAAGCGCAATGCGCAGAACTTAAATTGATTGGACTAGTTGATGGCATTATAACTGATGATTCTGATTGCTTTCTATTCGGTGGTGATAAAGTTTACAAGAATTTGTTCAATGATAAGCATTTTGTTGAATGTTATCAAATTTCAGACttgaaagaagaattgGGCTTAACACGAGACTCACTGATTGACATTGCTATACTGCTGGGAAGTGATTACACAGAGGGCATTAAAGGTATTGGTAAAGTTATGGCAATGGAAATCTTGGGTGAATTCAAAACACTAGAACATTTCCGTGATTGGTGGCAAGATTACCAGAACGGTAAAATTGACGAGAATAGTGATACTCCGATAAGAAGGAAGCTAAGAAAATCATTAAGAAAATTTCTATTCTTAGAATCAGATTTTCCCAACAAGTTAATCTATGAGGCGTACAAACACCCAGAAGTTGATCATGACAAGACATCCTTTAAATGGGGATCTCCCGATCTTGATAAATTACGCACATACTTTAAGTACTATGTTGGATGggataaagaaaaagttgatGAGATTATCGTACCTGTTATTAAAAACATGAATAAGCCACAAATGactattgaagaatttttcCCTGTTGATACAATTAGAGCAAAACGTAAATTAGAAATGAGCAAACGTATTCAGGTCGCCTCagataaattgaaaaaatatgtcAACTCAAGAAGTGTGCAGAATGAAAGCGCCAACAAGCGCCAAAAAGTTTGA